Proteins encoded together in one Mus caroli chromosome 4, CAROLI_EIJ_v1.1, whole genome shotgun sequence window:
- the Pou3f2 gene encoding POU domain, class 3, transcription factor 2 gives MATAASNHYSLLTSSASIVHAEPPGGMQQGAGGYREAQSLVQGDYGALQSNGHPLSHAHQWITALSHGGGGGGGGGGGGGGGGGGGGGDGSPWSTSPLGQPDIKPSVVVQQGGRGDELHGPGALQQQHQQQQQQQQQQQQQQQQQQQQQQQRPPHLVHHAANHHPGPGAWRSAAAAAHLPPSMGASNGGLLYSQPSFTVNGMLGAGGQPAGLHHHGLRDAHDEPHHADHHPHPHSHPHQQPPPPPPPQGPPGHPGAHHDPHSDEDTPTSDDLEQFAKQFKQRRIKLGFTQADVGLALGTLYGNVFSQTTICRFEALQLSFKNMCKLKPLLNKWLEEADSSSGSPTSIDKIAAQGRKRKKRTSIEVSVKGALESHFLKCPKPSAQEITSLADSLQLEKEVVRVWFCNRRQKEKRMTPPGGTLPGAEDVYGGSRDTPPHHGVQTPVQ, from the coding sequence ATGGCGACCGCAGCGTCTAACCACTACAGCCTGCTCACCTCCAGCGCCTCCATCGTACACGCCGAGCCGCCTGGCGGCATGCAGCAGGGTGCAGGGGGCTACCGCGAGGCGCAGAGCCTGGTGCAGGGCGACTACGGCGCGCTGCAGAGCAACGGGCACCCGCTCAGCCACGCTCACCAGTGGATCACCGCGCTGTCccacggcggcggcggcgggggcggcggcggcggtggagGAGGCGGGGGAGGCGGCGGGGGAGGCGGCGACGGCTCCCCGTGGTCCACCAGCCCCCTAGGCCAGCCGGACATCAAGCCCTCGGTGGTGGTACAGCAGGGTGGCCGAGGCGACGAGCTGCACGGGCCAGGAGCGCTGCAGCAACAAcaccaacagcaacagcagcagcagcaacagcagcagcagcagcagcagcaacagcagcagcaacaacaacagcgaCCGCCACATCTGGTGCACCACGCTGCCAACCACCATCCCGGGCCCGGGGCATGGCGGAGTGCGGCGGCTGCAgctcacctccctccctccatgggAGCTTCCAACGGCGGTTTGCTCTATTCGCAGCCCAGCTTCACGGTGAACGGCATGCTGGGCGCAGGAGGGCAGCCGGCTGGGCTGCACCACCACGGCCTGAGGGACGCCCACGATGAGCCACACCATGCAGACCACCACCCGCATCCGCACTCTCACCCACACCAGCAACCGCCCCCGCCACCTCCCCCACAAGGCCCACCGGGCCACCCAGGCGCGCACCACGACCCGCACTCGGACGAGGACACGCCGACCTCAGACGACCTGGAGCAGTTCGCCAAGCAATTCAAGCAGAGGCGGATCAAACTCGGATTTACTCAAGCAGACGTGGGGCTGGCGCTTGGCACCCTGTACGGCAACGTGTTCTCGCAGACCACCATCTGCAGGTTTGAGGCCCTGCAGCTGAGCTTCAAGAACATGTGCAAGCTGAAGCCTTTGTTGAACAAGTGGTTGGAAGAGGCAGACTCATCCTCGGGCAGCCCCACCAGCATAGACAAGATCGCAGCGCAAGGGCGCAAACGGAAAAAGCGGACCTCCATCGAGGTGAGCGTCAAGGGGGCTCTGGAGAGCCATTTCCTCAAATGCCCTAAGCCCTCGGCCCAGGAGATCACCTCCCTCGCGGACAGCTTACAGCTGGAGAAGGAGGTGGTGAGAGTTTGGTTTTGtaacaggagacagaaagagaaaaggatgacCCCTCCCGGAGGGACTCTGCCGGGCGCCGAGGATGTGTATGGGGGGAGTAGGGACACGCCACCACACCACGGGGTGCAGACGCCCGTCCAGTGA